The following coding sequences lie in one Halorussus halophilus genomic window:
- a CDS encoding glycerate kinase type-2 family protein: MTENEDAADDPSRKLARECVTAGIRAAEPATVVAEHVSLDGTDLRVDGDRYDLSTYDDVFVVGGGNAAATAASALEDVLGERLTGGAVVTDNPVETERIDVLAGDHPVPSERGVENTRTVLETVASAGTDDLLIAIVTGGGSALLTAPTDGITLADLQKTTEELLTSGASIDEINAVRKHCSDLKGGQLAELAAPTPVLGFVFSDVVGNRLDVIASGPLTPDESTFADALEVVEGYGVDVPEVVEKRLRRGDAGEYPETPGSGDAVFESVQQYVLADGNTALRGAAEVARDAGYEPMILSSRVRGEAAEVAKALVGIAEECVATGTPLDAPAVLLSGGETTVTHDGDGVGGPNQEFALSAAIELGEDGVTVASVDTDGIDGASDAAGAVVTRDTATPASEARDVLRNHDVEGFLDARDALFVTGPTGTNVNDLRLFVVADK, from the coding sequence ATGACCGAGAACGAGGATGCCGCGGACGACCCGAGTCGAAAGCTCGCTCGGGAGTGTGTCACCGCCGGGATTCGCGCCGCTGAACCAGCGACGGTGGTTGCCGAGCACGTGTCGCTGGACGGGACGGACCTCCGAGTTGACGGCGACCGCTACGACCTCTCGACGTACGACGACGTGTTCGTCGTCGGGGGCGGAAACGCGGCCGCGACGGCGGCGAGCGCGCTCGAAGACGTCCTGGGCGAGCGGCTCACCGGGGGAGCAGTCGTCACGGACAACCCCGTCGAGACGGAGCGAATCGACGTACTGGCGGGCGACCATCCGGTGCCGAGCGAGCGCGGCGTCGAGAACACGCGAACGGTCCTCGAAACGGTGGCGTCGGCTGGCACCGACGACCTCCTCATCGCCATCGTCACCGGCGGCGGGAGCGCGCTGTTGACCGCACCGACGGACGGAATCACTCTCGCCGACCTCCAGAAAACGACCGAAGAGCTGTTGACCAGCGGTGCGAGCATCGACGAAATCAACGCCGTACGCAAACACTGTTCGGACCTCAAGGGTGGGCAACTCGCAGAGCTAGCCGCCCCGACACCGGTGCTAGGGTTCGTGTTCAGCGACGTTGTCGGCAATCGCTTAGACGTCATCGCCAGCGGGCCGTTGACGCCCGACGAATCGACGTTCGCGGACGCCCTCGAAGTCGTCGAGGGGTACGGCGTGGACGTTCCCGAAGTGGTCGAGAAGCGACTTCGACGAGGAGACGCTGGCGAGTATCCGGAGACGCCCGGGTCCGGAGACGCCGTCTTCGAGTCCGTCCAACAGTACGTCCTCGCCGACGGCAACACGGCGCTTCGGGGAGCCGCTGAAGTGGCGCGAGATGCCGGGTACGAGCCGATGATTCTCAGTTCCCGTGTTCGAGGGGAGGCCGCCGAAGTCGCCAAGGCGCTCGTCGGTATCGCCGAAGAATGCGTCGCAACCGGAACTCCCCTCGACGCGCCGGCCGTACTCCTCTCCGGGGGCGAAACGACAGTCACCCACGATGGCGACGGCGTCGGCGGCCCCAATCAAGAGTTCGCGCTCAGTGCGGCCATCGAACTCGGCGAAGACGGTGTGACCGTCGCCAGCGTGGACACCGACGGTATCGACGGTGCATCGGATGCCGCAGGTGCCGTCGTCACACGTGACACTGCGACGCCAGCGTCGGAGGCTCGGGACGTACTCAGGAACCACGACGTCGAGGGGTTCCTCGACGCGCGCGACGCCCTGTTCGTCACTGGTCCGACGGGAACGAACGTCAACGACCTCCGCTTGTTCGTCGTGGCGGATAAGTGA